TGAGCGTCTGCGCGTTATCACCGGTCATCTGGTAGATGACGCCGAGCTGCGCCTCTACCAGCTTGGTCATCTCCGACAGCAGAAGCCGTCCGACGGTAGCGAGATCGCGCTGACCCTGCAGCATGTTGGTGAAGCGCGCGAGGTTGGTCTTCAGCCAATCCTGCTCGGTGTTGCGGTCCGTCGTCAATCGGAGATTGTCGATCATCGTATTGATGTTGTCTTTGAGCTCGGCCACCTCGCCGCGCGCATTGACTTGAATCGATCGCGTGAGGTCACCCTTCGTCACGGCGGTTGCGACCTCCGCGATGGCGCGCACCTGCGTCGTCAGGTTCGCCGCAAGCAAATTGACGTTTCCGATCAGGTCTTTCCATGTGCCGGCAGCGCCAGGAACCATCGCCTGTCCGCCGAGACGGCCTTCGACGCCGACTTCGCGCGCAACCGTCGTCACCTGATCAGCGAACAGCGCGAGCGTGCCGATCATATCGTTGATGGTGTCGGCCAGCGCGCCGACCTCCCCCTTCGACTTGACGGTCAGGTTCTGCTTCAGATCGCCGTTTGCAACCGCGGTCACCACCTTGACGATGCCGCGAACCTGCTCGGTGAGGTTCGCAGCCATGACGTTCACAGTGTCGGTGAGATCCTTCCATGTTCCGGCAACGCCCGAGACCTGGGCCTGACCGCCCAGTTTTCCCTCTGTGCCGACTTCACGGGCAACACGCGTCACTTCGGAAGCGAATGCGTTGAGCTGATCCACCATCGTATTGATGGTGTTCTTCAGTTCGAGGATTTCGCCCTTCACGTCGACGGTGATCTTACGGGACAGGTCGCCGCGGGCGACAGCCGTCGTCACTTCGGCGATGTTACGGACCTGCGTCGTCAGATTGCCCGCAAGCTGATTGACGTTGTCGGTCAAATCCTTCCACGTACCGGCCACACCCGGCACCACCGCCTGGCCGCCGAGCCGCCCGTCGGTTCCAACCTCGCGCGCAACGCGCGTCACCTCACCAGCGAAGGAGCGCAACTGCTCCACCATCGTATTGAGGGTTTCCTTCAGCAGCAGAATCTCGCCGCGGACGTCCACCGTGATCTTCTTCGACAGATCGCCGTTGGCGATCGCCGTCGCGACCTCGGCGATGTTTCGCACTTGCGCGGTGAGGTTGGACGCCATGAAGTTGACGTTGACGGTCAGATCCTTCCAGGTGCCGGCGACGCCAGGCACCTCCGCCTGTCCGCCCAACTTGCCTTCGGTACCGACCTCACGGGCAACGCGTGTCACCTCGCCGGCAAATGCGTTGAGCTGATCCACCATCGTATTGATGGTGTTCTTTAGTTCGAGGATTTCGCCCTTCACGTCGACGGTGATCTTTCTGGACAGATCTCCCTGCGCGACCGCCGTCGTCACCTCGGCGATGTTACGCACCTGCCCGGTCAGGTTCGATGCCATCGAGTTGACGTTATCGGTCAGATCCTTCCATGTTCCCGCGACGCCGGGCACGTTGGCCTGACCGCCCAGTCTCCCTTCGGTACCCACCTCGCGCGCAACGCGCGTCACTTCGCCGGCGAATCGATTGAGCTGATCCACCATCGTATTGACGGTGTCCTTGAGCTCGAGCATCTCGCCGCGAACATCCACCGTGATCTTCCGCGACAGGTCACCGCCGGCAATCGCCGTCGCGACGCCCGCGATGTTTCGCACCTGCGCCGTGAGGTTGCTCGCCATCGAGTTGACGCTGTCGGTCAAATCCTTCCATGTACCGGCAACGCCGAGAACGTTCGCTTGACCGCCGAGCCGCCCTTCCGTTCCCACCTCGCGGGCGACGCGCGTCACCTCGCCCGCGAATGCATTGAGCTGATCGACCATCGTGTTGATGGTTTCCTTGAGCTGAAGAATTTCGCCGCTGACATTGACCGTAATCTTCTTCGACAGATCGCCATTGGCGATCGCAGTCGCGACTTCGGCGATGTTTCGCACCTGGGCCGTGAGATTGCCGGCCATGAAGTTGACGTTGTCGGTCAGATCCTTCCATGTTCCAGCCACGCCCGGCACTTGCGCCTGGCCGCCGAGCTTGCCTTCGGTTCCCACCTCGCGCGCGACGCGCGTCACTTCGCCGGCAAACGCATTGAGCTGGTCGACCATCGTATTGATGGTGTCCTTGAGCTCATAAATTTCGCCGCGGACATCGACGGTGATCTTGCGCGACAGGTCACCGCGCGCGACCGCTGTCGTCACCTGCGCGATGTTACGCACCTGGGCCGTCAGGTTTCCGCACATGGCGTTGACGCTGTCAGTTAGATCCTTCCAGGTCCCGGCGACGCCTGGAACGATCGCCTGGCCACCGAGCTTGCCATCGGTTCCGACTTCCCGTGCGACACGCGTCACCTCCGATGCGAACGATCGAAGCTGATCGACCATCGTGTTGATGGCTTCCTTGAGCTGGAGGATCTCGCCGCGCACGTCCACCGTGATCTTCTTGGACAGGTCTCCGTTCGCGACCGCTATGGTCACTTCGGCGATGTTGCGAACCTGTCCGGTCAGATTGTTCGCCATCGAGTTGACGCTGTCGGTCAGATCGCGCCAGACGCCCGTCACTTCCGAGACTTGCGCCTGGCCGCCAAGCTTTCCTTCCGTTCCGACTTCGCGCGCAACACGTGTCACTTCCGACGTGAACACGTTCAATTGCTTGATCATGGTGTTGACGATGGTCGCCGAACGCAGGAACTCGCCCTTCAGTGGGCGGCCATCGACATCGAGCGGAACCGATTGCAACAGATCACCGCGCGCCACCGCTGCAATTGCGCGCGTAACCTCGGTGGTCGGCCACAGCAAATCATCCATCAGTCCGTTGACGGAGGTCTCCATGTCGCCCCAGGCACCACCCGATAGCCCGAGCTTGAGCCTTTGCTTGGTCTTGCCTTCGCGGCCGACAGATTGCCCCACCCGATCGAGCTGATTGGCCATCTGCTGGTTCGCGGCGATGATCTCGTTGAAGACATCGGCAATCTTGCCTTCGAGCCCGACGCCCCCGCCGCTCATGCGGGCAGAGAAGTCCCCGCTCTTCATCGCCTGCAGCGCGTTCAGAAGTTCAGGCAGGAATGAACTATCAACCTTCTCGGTCAAGCCGCCTTCAGCCGAACGTTCGGAGACAGCACTGCTCGGCATCGTTGCACCTTCCGAAGTTTATACGTCGCCCGCCGCATGCATACGGACAGCCGCGCTTGATCCGACGCGGATTCTTGCAGGAGTTTGCGGTTGGTTCCCTGCCGGAATAGGGCTAAAACATGGCTTGAACGTTTGGGCGCGCGAATGGTTCCATCGTCGCGACAATTTCCACAGCGAAGCGCTCAGAAGATGAAGCGATCGGAAAATACGGGCAAAATTCGTCCGCTCTCGGACGAAACCCTTCGTGCATTCCTGCCAATTAGAGGCGGGCCGTAACCGGCGATGCGCAGCTCATCGCGCGCCAGCCTGCTGCACAGGAACAGACGCTTGGCTGCGGATGTTCTTGATCGTATCCGCACCAACTGCCGAAGCGGCATTTCCCCAGCTATTGCGAATGTAGGTGACGACGGCAGCAGCCTGATCATCGGTCAGACGAAAGCCGAAGGATGGCATCGCCGGTGCGGTCGGATTCTCGTCGGTCGCCGCCCCTTGCGTTCCGGCAAGGATGATACGCACCAGCGTCGTCGGATCGTCCTGGTTCACCACCGCATTGCCTGCAAGCTTGGGAAACATATGACCGATGCCATCACCGGATCGGGTGTGACATGCAGCGCAGGTGTCGATGAAAATGGCCTCGCCGACCTGCATTCGCGGATCGGACGCCGCCACCGGCGCGGGCGCCGCCGCACCAGCCTCGCCACGCTCCTTCAAATAGACGGCCATCGCCTTGAGATCAGCGTCGGACATCTTCGAGGTCGAATTCTCCACGACCTCCTTCATCGGTCCGCTGGCATAGCTTGTGCGGGTCTGGCCGGTCTTGAGATACTGCACGATGTCTTCGACGGACCAGTTGCCAAGACCCAGCCGGGCATCGTTGGTTATATTCGGGGCCGTCCAACCGGTGATCTGATTGCCTTGGAGATATTGGCTAGCCTTGTTCGCGCCAAAGGCATTCATGGGCGTATGGCAGGCGCCGCAATGCCCGAGACCTTCGACCAGATAGGCGCCCCAATTGAATTCATCCGTGCGCTTTGGGTCCGGCACGAAACGTCCCGGTGTGAAGAACAACGCGTTCCATCCGATCATCGCCATGCGAATGTTGAACGGAAACGGCAATGTCCTGCGGTTCACGCTGTTGGAGACGGGTGAGAGCGTCTTCAGGTAAGCGTAGATCGCATCGACATCCTCGCGGGAGACTTTCGTGTAATAGGGATATGGAAATGCTGGATAGAGGTATGAACCATCCGGCCGCCGTCCCGCATGCATCGCCCGCGCAAAGTCATCGCTGGTCCAGTTGCCGATGCCGGTCGCCTCATCAGGGGTGATGTTCGGCGTCATGATCGGGCCGAAGGGGGTCTGCAGCGCAAGCCCTCCGGCAAACGGTTGGCCACCGGGAGCGGTGTGACAGGCCACGCAATCTCCCGCCGTCGTCAAGGCCCGGCCTCGCGTTACGTCCACGTAGTTGTCGGAATCCGCGAACGCCTGAGGAGACATGAGAGAGCACGCGAGGATCAGGGCCCACCGCAGCCAGGCCCTCGAGCTCACCCGTTTCGAACGGAGCTGACCGATCCGCATCATAGCTGCACCAGAGGACCAGGAGACTGCAGATACTTCCGAATTCCATCGATCGCCCAGTAGGTCAGCGCGCCGACGGTTCCGGTCGGATTGTAGCCGGCGTTCTGCGGAAACGCCGATGCGCCCATCACGAACACATTCGGGACATCCCATGACTGAAGATAGCGATTGAGAACACTTGTCTTGGGATCGTTTCCGAACACCGCGCCCCCGGTGTTGTGGGTCGTCTGATACGGCACGACCGACCATGGACCGGTGAGGCGGTTCACCTGGGTCTGCTTCGCGCCCATGGCCTTGGCGATCTCATCGCACCGCTCGGCCATCCAATTGGCCATCTTCCGCTCGTTGTCCTGATAGTCGAACGTCATTCGCATCAACGGCCTGCCCAGCGGATCCTTGTAGGTCGGATCGAGATCGAGATAATTGCCGCGATAGCTCATCACGCTGCCTTGGGCACCGACACTGGCGACACGCTGATAGGTATCACGCACCGCCTTCTTCCAGGCGCTTCCCCATGTCGGCGTGCCGCGCGGCGTCGGCCGATAGAGAATAGGCCGGCCGTTGGTATAAGCGCAGGTGATCGATGCGCCGCCGACAAAGCCGTGCGGAGCATGATCGAAGTTGTCGCTGTTGTAATCGTCGGCCGCAGCTCCGAGTGAACCGGCGGCCGCGAACGGATTGAACTTCGCATCCTCGAAGAAGGCTGTCGCCCCCGAGCCCGTCTGATACGCATAGTTGCGCCCAACCACGCCCTCATTGCGCTGCGGGTCGTAAGGCTTGCCGATGCCCGAAAGCAGCAACAATCGCACGTTGAAGAGGCTGTAGGCACAGACCAGCACGAGGTCTGCCGGCTGTTCCCACTCCTCCCCGCTGAGATCGACATAGGTGACGCCGGTCGCAGTCTTGCCGTCTTTGGACAGGTTGACCTTCGTCACCTCGCAATCGGTTCGCGCCTCGAACGTCGGTTCACGCACCAGTGCGGGAAGAACGCAGGTTTGCGGGCTTGCCTTCGAGTAGTTTGAGCAACCAAAGCGTTCGCAGAAGCCGCAATAGGTGCAGGGTGCCATCCGGCAGCCGTAGGTGTTGGTATAGGCGACGGAAATGTTAGCGGAGGGGCGCGGGAATGGATGCAAGCCCAGGTTCGACGCCGCCTTGGTAAACAGGTCTTGGGCATAGCCCTGCTTCATCGGTGGCGTCGGATAGTCGCGTGCGCGCGCTCCTTCGAAGGGGTTGCCGCCGGGCTGAATCTGCCCCTTGATGTTGCCGGCCTTGCCGGAGATGCCGGCGAGATACTCGAACTTGTCGTAGTACGGCTCGAGCTCGTCGTAGCTGACGGGCCAGTCCTGGATATGATTGTCGGCCGGCAGGATGCTTTCGCCATACCGTTCAGTCATATGGCTGCGAATGCGGAAATCGTCCGGCAGAAAGCGCCACGTCTGGCCATTCCAATGCACGCCTGCGCCGCCAACCCCGTTGCCGGGCAGAAAACTTCCCCACTTGCGGATCGGCAGCGCCGTCTGCGAGACGTTGTTGCGCATGGTCAGCGTTTCCTGCTTCGGCCGCAGGAAAATATCGTGACGCACCGCGTAGCGCAGTTCGTCCGGAGCTGTGCCGATATTGAAATCGGTCGCCGTGTCGCGCCACGGGCCGCGTTCGATCGCAACGACCTCAAGCCCTTGGTGAGCCAGTTCATAGGAAACGATCGATCCGGTCCAACCGAGACCGATGACGACGACATCCTTGCGTGGACGACGGCGAGCCATCAGCGCTCTCCCCATGCAGCACGCCCGCGCAAAGCCACCGGCGGAAGCGTGTATTCCTGGTTCGGCTTGTCCATCACGTCGCGGAAGTCGTAACGGACTCCTGGAAACCCAACGAGCTTCCAGCCCACCATGTTGCGGTTGCCGCCGTAGATGGGATCGGAGAAGAAGCCCTCCATGGTGTTGCCGAGGATGGCGGAGAATAAGGCCTTGGCGTCGAAGCCCGGAAACTTCACTTCGCCGCGCTCCATTTGCGTCAGCAGCTTATCCCGCTCCTCTGGCGAAAGATCGGCAAATCCACGACCTGCGAACGTCGCCGTGCAGTAAGACGCGAGAGCCGCAAGGCCCAGGCGGTACTGCTCGCGCGGTGTCAGCGGCGACTGCAGTCCTTGGGATGGCAAGGGCGTCGATGAAAACGGGCCCTGCATGTAGAGCCAGTCATGCCCGCCATAGGGACCGGTCAGTTGCCGATCGATGAAGATCGTTACGCCTGCTTCCTTGGCACTGGGGCCGAGCTCGTCGGCCGGAATCAGGCGCTCGACGATGGCGTCCACCATGGCCGCCTCGGTGGGAGAGAAGAACAGGTAGCCATCGCCCGTCACCGGCGCGACTGGATAGGCCTCGTTCGGCTGCCATGGCAACACCTTGGTCACAACGCGCGCCCCGGCATTTGCGGTCGTCATCAAGACCGCGGCGCTCGCCAACAGACTACGACGTGTTATGCCCTTGGATTGTTTGGTTTTCTTGGCGGAGAGACAGGAATTTTTGGTCCACGCGGAATCGTCAGTACGAGACATCGTCCCTCCTCGATCCGAATGATGGCGGTTCGCCGCCTGTGCCTTAGTGGCCCTGCCATCATCTTCGCTCTGTCAGAGACGCGCGTCCAGCATGGTTTGTTCCATCATCCGGACGCCAGCGCGATGGAGAATTGACGGCGATGCATGGATCGGGACGGCGATCCATGCATCAAACCGGCTATCATTGAACGTCAACGATCAGCTTCGGCGGTAGAAGCATGCTGCCTCCACCCGTCCACTTCGCATGAGACGGACGATGGCTTCCGTCGGAGGTTCACGTCCGGCACGAAGCGCGAACATGCGTCATTTCTCGACGGTGACGTGCGTCAGATCCTGAAACCAGCTCTGCGCCGGGACGAATCCCTTAACCTTCTTCGACATCGCGCGCGGATTGAGATCGTGGACGATGTAAAGCCAGGCCGCATCATCGACGAGTTCGGCATGGGCTTCGCCAATCAGCTTGTCCCTCTCAGCCGGGTCAAACGTCTGGAAGGCCTGGTCGAGCGCCTGGTCCACCTTCGGATTGCTATAGTTGCCCCAATTCGACCCGTTTGGCGGCATCGCGCTTGAGTGAAAGAACCGATACACCAGCGTCGGATCACCGAACGGCAGACTGATATTGATGGCATGATCGCCGCGCGAGAGCGCCGACGTCGGCGGATTGCGAAACGCAACCAGCATCGAGCCCCAATCCACCACGTCGAACTCGATGTCGAAGCCGACCTCTTTGAGATTCTGCTGCAGGAACTCGTTCATCGGAATCGGCATCATCTGACCGGAGCCCGATGTGGAGATCATCACCTTTGCTTTCACCGGCTTCCCGGGTCCAAAGCCCGCTTCCTTGAGCAGAGCTTTCGCCTTGGCGGGATCATAGGTGTAGCGGAGTTCGGACTTGCCGAACGCCGGATGCGCAGGATCGTAAAATCCCGTCGCGGGCCTCGCCGTTCCGTTCAACAGTTGCACCAACCCCTCGCGATCGATCGCGTAATTGATCGCCATCCGCACACGTTTGTCCTTGAAAGGTGAGTCACCCGTGGCGCTCAACACCCACGGCCAGAGATGCGGATAGGGCTTCAGGCTGATCTGAAAGCCGGCGGATTTCAGCGATGGGATCGCGTCCGGCGGCGGCACCTCGATCCAATCGACCTGGCCCGAACGCAGCGCGGCCAACCTGGTCGTTGCCTCGGGCATCGGCAGCAGAACCAGCTTCTCCACCCGCGGCACGCGCTCTTTGTCCCAATAGCCCTCATTACGGGCGAGTTCGATCGAGACGCTCGGCGTTACCTTCGTCACCCGGAAGGGGCCTGTCCCCGCCGGCTGTTTACCGAAGGCGGCCCAGTTGCTGCCGGCCTTGGCAAACTGTGTCGGAGAAACAAACAAGATGCGGGTTATCAGGTATGGAAACGGGCTGAACGGCATCTTGGTTGTAATCACGATACGATCGTCATCGATCTTCTCGTACTTGTCGAGCATCGGCAGTGAGACTTTGACGATCGCGGCCTGCGCGCCGTCGTAATGCGGTGCCTTTTCGTTAAAGATCCGATCAAAGTTCCAGATTGCGGCATCGGCGTTGAAATCAGTGCCGTCATGGAACTTGACGCCCTTGCGCAAAGTGAACACCCAGCGACGCGGATCATCCTTATTGGCTTCCCACGCGGTGGCCAGCCCCGGCGTTAAATCCGCCAATTCCTCCGGCTTGCTGAAATCCCAATTCACCAGCGCGTCGTAAATCGGATAACCCGCGAAGCGATAGCCCTCGCTGCCGTTGTCGGGAATGCCGCCCACGGTCGGCACATCGGACGCGGTCATCGCGATCCGCAACGTCTGCGCCTGCGCTATCGCTGTCGCAAAGCTTACAAGGATGACGGCACCCGCGAGCGCGCCGACGACTCTGGACCTGGACATGTTTTCGTTATCCTTCGTGTTGTTGGCCCGTAGGCGGGCAGACTTGACGATGAGACGTCAGTTACGGACCGCGGAGGCGTCAGGTTCGGCGCGGATACAGCGAACCACCCGCCCCTCTCCCAGCACGATGTCCTGCGCATCCTCCTTGTGGCAGCGGTCAAGCGCGTAATTGCAACGCGGCGCGAATGCGCAGCCCGGCGGCAGCGTCGCAAGATTCGGCGGTTGTCCGCGGATCATTTCGAGCGGCTTGCCGCGCATACCGCCATGAACCGTCGATGCGAGCAGCCCCTCCGTATAAGGATGCTTTCGTGCGCCGAGCACATCGGAGACCGAGCCGGTTTCCACCAGGCGCCCGGCATACATCACCCCCACCTTGTCGGAAATTTCCGCGGCGACCCCGACGTCATGGGTGACGAACACGACGGCCATTCCGAGTTCGGCCTGCAATTGCCGCAACAAAAGCAGAATCTGGATCTGCACGGTCACGTCGAGCGCCGTCGTCGGCTCGTCGGCCAGCAATACGGAGGGCTTGCACGCCAACGCCATCGCGATCATCGCCCGCTGGCGCATGCCGCCGGACATCTCGTGCGGATAATTCTTC
The sequence above is drawn from the Afipia sp. P52-10 genome and encodes:
- a CDS encoding ABC transporter substrate-binding protein — translated: MSRSRVVGALAGAVILVSFATAIAQAQTLRIAMTASDVPTVGGIPDNGSEGYRFAGYPIYDALVNWDFSKPEELADLTPGLATAWEANKDDPRRWVFTLRKGVKFHDGTDFNADAAIWNFDRIFNEKAPHYDGAQAAIVKVSLPMLDKYEKIDDDRIVITTKMPFSPFPYLITRILFVSPTQFAKAGSNWAAFGKQPAGTGPFRVTKVTPSVSIELARNEGYWDKERVPRVEKLVLLPMPEATTRLAALRSGQVDWIEVPPPDAIPSLKSAGFQISLKPYPHLWPWVLSATGDSPFKDKRVRMAINYAIDREGLVQLLNGTARPATGFYDPAHPAFGKSELRYTYDPAKAKALLKEAGFGPGKPVKAKVMISTSGSGQMMPIPMNEFLQQNLKEVGFDIEFDVVDWGSMLVAFRNPPTSALSRGDHAINISLPFGDPTLVYRFFHSSAMPPNGSNWGNYSNPKVDQALDQAFQTFDPAERDKLIGEAHAELVDDAAWLYIVHDLNPRAMSKKVKGFVPAQSWFQDLTHVTVEK
- a CDS encoding GMC family oxidoreductase, which produces MARRRPRKDVVVIGLGWTGSIVSYELAHQGLEVVAIERGPWRDTATDFNIGTAPDELRYAVRHDIFLRPKQETLTMRNNVSQTALPIRKWGSFLPGNGVGGAGVHWNGQTWRFLPDDFRIRSHMTERYGESILPADNHIQDWPVSYDELEPYYDKFEYLAGISGKAGNIKGQIQPGGNPFEGARARDYPTPPMKQGYAQDLFTKAASNLGLHPFPRPSANISVAYTNTYGCRMAPCTYCGFCERFGCSNYSKASPQTCVLPALVREPTFEARTDCEVTKVNLSKDGKTATGVTYVDLSGEEWEQPADLVLVCAYSLFNVRLLLLSGIGKPYDPQRNEGVVGRNYAYQTGSGATAFFEDAKFNPFAAAGSLGAAADDYNSDNFDHAPHGFVGGASITCAYTNGRPILYRPTPRGTPTWGSAWKKAVRDTYQRVASVGAQGSVMSYRGNYLDLDPTYKDPLGRPLMRMTFDYQDNERKMANWMAERCDEIAKAMGAKQTQVNRLTGPWSVVPYQTTHNTGGAVFGNDPKTSVLNRYLQSWDVPNVFVMGASAFPQNAGYNPTGTVGALTYWAIDGIRKYLQSPGPLVQL
- a CDS encoding cytochrome c, with the translated sequence MMRIGQLRSKRVSSRAWLRWALILACSLMSPQAFADSDNYVDVTRGRALTTAGDCVACHTAPGGQPFAGGLALQTPFGPIMTPNITPDEATGIGNWTSDDFARAMHAGRRPDGSYLYPAFPYPYYTKVSREDVDAIYAYLKTLSPVSNSVNRRTLPFPFNIRMAMIGWNALFFTPGRFVPDPKRTDEFNWGAYLVEGLGHCGACHTPMNAFGANKASQYLQGNQITGWTAPNITNDARLGLGNWSVEDIVQYLKTGQTRTSYASGPMKEVVENSTSKMSDADLKAMAVYLKERGEAGAAAPAPVAASDPRMQVGEAIFIDTCAACHTRSGDGIGHMFPKLAGNAVVNQDDPTTLVRIILAGTQGAATDENPTAPAMPSFGFRLTDDQAAAVVTYIRNSWGNAASAVGADTIKNIRSQASVPVQQAGAR
- a CDS encoding ABC transporter ATP-binding protein, with product MLKTELSSAAAMPVSQSPAVQLENLTVEFVRRERTVKAVNGVSLTLARGEILTILGESGSGKSVTLRALMGLMPDYARLSGKVSVMGRDVAAMSKAERSAIRGPVISMIFQEPMTALDPVFTIGDQIAEILITQEGIDKRSATKRALELLDLVCIPSAARRLKNYPHEMSGGMRQRAMIAMALACKPSVLLADEPTTALDVTVQIQILLLLRQLQAELGMAVVFVTHDVGVAAEISDKVGVMYAGRLVETGSVSDVLGARKHPYTEGLLASTVHGGMRGKPLEMIRGQPPNLATLPPGCAFAPRCNYALDRCHKEDAQDIVLGEGRVVRCIRAEPDASAVRN
- a CDS encoding gluconate 2-dehydrogenase subunit 3 family protein, encoding MTTANAGARVVTKVLPWQPNEAYPVAPVTGDGYLFFSPTEAAMVDAIVERLIPADELGPSAKEAGVTIFIDRQLTGPYGGHDWLYMQGPFSSTPLPSQGLQSPLTPREQYRLGLAALASYCTATFAGRGFADLSPEERDKLLTQMERGEVKFPGFDAKALFSAILGNTMEGFFSDPIYGGNRNMVGWKLVGFPGVRYDFRDVMDKPNQEYTLPPVALRGRAAWGER
- a CDS encoding HAMP domain-containing protein, which gives rise to MKSGDFSARMSGGGVGLEGKIADVFNEIIAANQQMANQLDRVGQSVGREGKTKQRLKLGLSGGAWGDMETSVNGLMDDLLWPTTEVTRAIAAVARGDLLQSVPLDVDGRPLKGEFLRSATIVNTMIKQLNVFTSEVTRVAREVGTEGKLGGQAQVSEVTGVWRDLTDSVNSMANNLTGQVRNIAEVTIAVANGDLSKKITVDVRGEILQLKEAINTMVDQLRSFASEVTRVAREVGTDGKLGGQAIVPGVAGTWKDLTDSVNAMCGNLTAQVRNIAQVTTAVARGDLSRKITVDVRGEIYELKDTINTMVDQLNAFAGEVTRVAREVGTEGKLGGQAQVPGVAGTWKDLTDNVNFMAGNLTAQVRNIAEVATAIANGDLSKKITVNVSGEILQLKETINTMVDQLNAFAGEVTRVAREVGTEGRLGGQANVLGVAGTWKDLTDSVNSMASNLTAQVRNIAGVATAIAGGDLSRKITVDVRGEMLELKDTVNTMVDQLNRFAGEVTRVAREVGTEGRLGGQANVPGVAGTWKDLTDNVNSMASNLTGQVRNIAEVTTAVAQGDLSRKITVDVKGEILELKNTINTMVDQLNAFAGEVTRVAREVGTEGKLGGQAEVPGVAGTWKDLTVNVNFMASNLTAQVRNIAEVATAIANGDLSKKITVDVRGEILLLKETLNTMVEQLRSFAGEVTRVAREVGTDGRLGGQAVVPGVAGTWKDLTDNVNQLAGNLTTQVRNIAEVTTAVARGDLSRKITVDVKGEILELKNTINTMVDQLNAFASEVTRVAREVGTEGKLGGQAQVSGVAGTWKDLTDTVNVMAANLTEQVRGIVKVVTAVANGDLKQNLTVKSKGEVGALADTINDMIGTLALFADQVTTVAREVGVEGRLGGQAMVPGAAGTWKDLIGNVNLLAANLTTQVRAIAEVATAVTKGDLTRSIQVNARGEVAELKDNINTMIDNLRLTTDRNTEQDWLKTNLARFTNMLQGQRDLATVGRLLLSEMTKLVEAQLGVIYQMTGDNAQTLRLLSSYAGDGSFGHPDVIRLGEGLVGQCALEKRRVLIEQLPAHAVPIGSSLFKVVPQNVVVLPIVFENQVKAVIELASVKAFTASQITFLEQLTESIGIVLNSIEVTMQTEALLKQSQTLAGELQSQKRELQDTNDQLEQKAQQLAERNVDVERKNQEIEQARRALEEKASELALTSKYKSEFLANMSHELRTPLNSILILGQQLTENPEGNLSPRQVEFARTIHGAGTDLLNLISDILDLSKIESGTVTVEAEEIVLKALLDAIARPFKHEAESRKLSFDVELSPALARTITTDSKRLQQVLKNLLSNACKFTAQGGVRLKVSPVSGGWSPHHPVLGEAPEVLAFEVEDTGIGIPLDKQRIIFEAFQQADASTSRKYGGTGLGLAISRELAALLGGEIQLRSMPGRGSCFTLYLPTRYAGASTSYPADQRPPAVMQTKPSGETQNRPVERLVDDRSEIEAGDSIFLIIEDDLHYAKIIADLAHEKGFKVLAAARGVDALELAKQFQPTAISLDIFLPDMLGWTVLSQLKQNPLTRHIPVQVVTLDEDRQHALSRGAFAFLTKPATSDGVENAIVRIKSYAGQKRKRLLVVEDDPSERMSIAALLGHDDIEIATAGTGAQALEALRKTSVDCLVLDLKLPDMSGFDVLEAMRADAVLSEIPVVVFTGRELSDQEDASLHKMARSIVVKGVESPERLLDETSLFLHRVVTDLPAEKQQMLERLNGTDEDLVGRTVLLVDDDARNIFALSSVLERRGMHVLTATTGREAIDILGSTDDVAIVLMDIMMPEMDGYETIAAIRRNSAFRRLPIVALTAKAMKGDREKCLDAGASDYLAKPVDTEQLLAALRLWLHR